Proteins from a single region of Pseudomonas ekonensis:
- a CDS encoding ABC transporter substrate-binding protein has protein sequence MVLNKAATAILLAGLLSVTGHAAMAAESVNFVSWGGSTQDAQKQAWADPFSKASGITVVQDGPTDYGKLKAMVESGNVQWDVVDVEADFALRAAAEGLLEPLDFKQIQRDKIDPRFVRDHGVGSFFFSFVLGYNEGKVGANKPQDWSALFDTKTYPGKRALYKWPSPGVLELALLADGVPADKLYPLDLDRAFKKLDTIKKDIVWWGGGAQSQQLLASGEASLGQFWNGRTYALQQDGAPVGVSWKQNLVMADILVVPKGSKNKDAAMKFLASASSAKGQADFSNLTAYAPVNVDSVARLDSTLAPNLPTAYAKDQITLDFAYWAKNGPAIATRWNEWLVK, from the coding sequence ATGGTGTTGAACAAAGCTGCAACCGCAATCCTTCTTGCGGGACTGCTGAGCGTGACCGGCCACGCTGCAATGGCCGCCGAAAGCGTGAACTTTGTCAGCTGGGGCGGCAGCACCCAGGATGCGCAGAAGCAGGCCTGGGCCGACCCGTTCAGCAAGGCCAGCGGCATCACCGTGGTGCAGGACGGCCCCACCGACTACGGCAAGCTCAAGGCCATGGTCGAAAGCGGCAACGTGCAGTGGGACGTGGTCGATGTCGAAGCCGACTTCGCCCTGCGCGCCGCCGCCGAAGGCCTGCTCGAACCCCTCGACTTCAAGCAGATCCAGCGCGACAAGATCGACCCGCGTTTCGTCAGAGACCACGGCGTCGGCTCGTTCTTCTTCTCCTTCGTGCTCGGCTACAACGAAGGCAAGGTCGGCGCCAACAAGCCCCAGGACTGGAGCGCCCTGTTCGACACCAAGACCTACCCCGGCAAACGCGCCCTGTACAAATGGCCAAGCCCCGGCGTGCTGGAGCTGGCCCTTTTGGCCGACGGCGTACCGGCGGACAAGCTCTACCCGCTGGATCTGGACCGCGCCTTCAAGAAACTCGACACCATCAAGAAAGACATCGTCTGGTGGGGCGGCGGCGCGCAGTCGCAGCAATTGCTCGCCTCCGGCGAGGCCAGCCTGGGCCAGTTCTGGAACGGCCGCACCTACGCCCTGCAGCAGGACGGCGCGCCGGTGGGCGTGAGCTGGAAGCAGAACCTGGTGATGGCCGACATCCTGGTCGTACCGAAGGGCTCGAAAAACAAGGACGCGGCAATGAAGTTCCTGGCCAGCGCCAGCAGCGCCAAAGGCCAGGCCGACTTCTCAAACCTGACCGCCTACGCCCCGGTCAACGTCGACAGCGTGGCGCGTCTGGACTCGACGCTGGCCCCCAACCTGCCGACTGCCTACGCTAAGGATCAGATCACCCTTGATTTCGCGTACTGGGCCAAGAACGGTCCGGCCATCGCGACACGGTGGAACGAATGGCTGGTCAAATGA
- a CDS encoding DUF1330 domain-containing protein has protein sequence MKAYWIAHVDVTDPDRYSQYTQRAPKAFAEYGGRFLARGGRSEALEGRATPQRSVVIEFDSYEQAVACYRSTAYQEAKSYREEWARAEVIIVEGMAP, from the coding sequence ATGAAGGCTTACTGGATTGCTCACGTGGACGTCACCGACCCGGACCGCTACAGCCAATACACCCAACGCGCGCCGAAGGCATTCGCCGAGTACGGCGGACGTTTCCTGGCCCGGGGCGGGCGCAGCGAAGCGCTGGAGGGCAGGGCGACGCCCCAGCGTAGCGTGGTGATTGAGTTCGACAGTTACGAACAGGCGGTGGCGTGCTACCGCTCGACGGCGTATCAGGAAGCGAAAAGCTACCGGGAGGAGTGGGCGAGGGCGGAAGTCATTATTGTGGAAGGGATGGCGCCGTAA
- a CDS encoding ABC transporter permease — protein sequence MKMAATASRPSTAAGSAASAAGPAPVKASAMAQAPSLKQRWRGAGNLAPALLFLGLFFLAPLIGLLLRGVLEPEPGLGNYQQLFANSAYARVLLNTFSVAGLVTLFSLLLGFPLAWAITLVPRGWGRWMLNIVLLSMWTSLLARTYSWLVLLQASGVINKALMALGIIDQPLEMVHNLTGVVIGMSYIMIPFIVLPLQATMQAIDPMILQAGSICGASPWTNFFRVFLPLCRPGLASGGLMVFVMSLGYYVTPALLGGAQNMMLPEFIIQQVQSFLNWGLASAGAALLIVITLVLFYFYLKLQPESPVGASNAR from the coding sequence ATGAAAATGGCGGCCACCGCGTCCCGTCCCTCAACTGCCGCCGGGAGCGCCGCCAGCGCTGCCGGCCCGGCCCCGGTCAAGGCGAGTGCCATGGCGCAAGCCCCGTCCCTCAAACAACGCTGGCGCGGCGCCGGCAACCTGGCCCCGGCGCTGCTGTTCCTCGGCCTGTTCTTTCTCGCGCCGCTGATCGGCCTGCTGCTGCGCGGCGTGCTCGAGCCTGAACCGGGCCTGGGCAACTACCAGCAGTTGTTCGCCAACTCGGCCTATGCGCGGGTGCTGCTCAACACCTTTTCGGTGGCCGGGCTGGTGACCCTGTTCAGCCTGCTGCTGGGCTTTCCGCTGGCCTGGGCGATCACTCTGGTGCCGCGCGGCTGGGGCCGCTGGATGCTCAACATCGTGCTGCTGTCGATGTGGACCAGCCTGCTTGCGCGCACCTACTCCTGGCTGGTGCTGCTGCAGGCCTCGGGCGTGATCAACAAGGCGTTGATGGCGCTGGGCATCATCGACCAGCCGCTGGAGATGGTGCACAACCTCACCGGCGTGGTGATCGGCATGAGCTACATCATGATCCCGTTCATCGTGCTGCCGCTGCAGGCGACCATGCAGGCCATCGACCCGATGATCCTGCAGGCCGGTTCGATCTGCGGCGCCAGCCCGTGGACCAACTTCTTCCGGGTGTTCCTGCCGCTGTGCCGGCCGGGGCTGGCGTCCGGCGGGCTGATGGTGTTCGTGATGTCGCTCGGTTACTACGTCACCCCGGCGCTGCTGGGCGGGGCGCAGAACATGATGCTGCCGGAGTTCATCATTCAGCAGGTGCAGTCGTTCCTCAACTGGGGCCTGGCCAGCGCCGGCGCCGCGTTGCTGATCGTCATCACCCTGGTGCTGTTCTACTTCTACCTGAAGCTTCAGCCGGAATCCCCGGTTGGCGCCAGCAACGCGAGGTAA
- the ribBA gene encoding bifunctional 3,4-dihydroxy-2-butanone-4-phosphate synthase/GTP cyclohydrolase II, producing the protein MAFNSIEEILEDYRLGKMVLLVDDEDRENEGDLLLAADRCTPEAISFMAREARGLICLTLTDEHCQRLGLEQMVPSNGSVFSTAFTVSIEAAVGVTTGISAADRACTVAAAVAPGACAEDLVQPGHIFPLRAREGGVLTRAGHTEAGCDLARLAGFSPASVIVEVMNDDGTMARRPDLEAFARKHGIKIGTIADLIHYRLSTEHTIERIGERELPTVHGTFRLITFEDRIEGGVHMAMVMGELRREQPTLVRVHVIDPLRDLVGAEYSGPRNWTLWAALQRVAAEGHGVVVVLANHESSQALLERVPQLTQPPRQFSRSQSRIYSEVGTGAQILQNLGVGKLRHLGPPLKYAGLTGYDLEVVESIPFTE; encoded by the coding sequence ATGGCCTTCAACAGCATCGAAGAAATCCTCGAAGATTACCGCCTCGGCAAAATGGTGCTGCTGGTCGATGACGAGGACCGGGAGAACGAAGGCGACCTGCTGCTGGCCGCCGACCGCTGCACACCCGAGGCGATCAGCTTCATGGCCCGTGAGGCCCGCGGGCTGATCTGCCTGACCTTGACCGACGAACATTGCCAGCGGCTGGGCCTGGAGCAAATGGTGCCGAGCAACGGCAGCGTGTTCAGCACCGCGTTCACGGTTTCCATCGAAGCGGCGGTCGGCGTGACTACCGGTATTTCCGCCGCCGACCGCGCTTGTACGGTGGCGGCGGCAGTGGCGCCCGGTGCCTGCGCCGAGGATCTGGTGCAGCCCGGCCATATCTTCCCCCTGCGCGCCCGCGAAGGCGGCGTGCTGACCCGCGCCGGGCACACCGAGGCCGGTTGCGACCTGGCGCGCCTGGCCGGTTTCTCGCCCGCATCGGTGATCGTCGAAGTGATGAACGACGACGGCACCATGGCCCGCCGGCCGGATCTGGAAGCCTTCGCGCGCAAGCACGGGATCAAGATCGGCACCATCGCCGACCTGATCCACTACCGCCTGAGCACCGAGCACACCATCGAACGCATCGGCGAACGCGAACTGCCGACGGTGCACGGCACCTTTCGCCTGATCACCTTCGAGGACCGCATCGAGGGCGGCGTGCACATGGCCATGGTGATGGGCGAACTGCGCCGCGAGCAGCCGACGCTGGTGCGCGTGCATGTGATCGACCCGCTGCGCGACCTAGTCGGCGCCGAGTACAGCGGACCGCGCAACTGGACGCTGTGGGCGGCGCTGCAGCGGGTCGCGGCCGAGGGCCATGGCGTGGTCGTGGTGCTGGCCAACCATGAATCCTCCCAGGCGCTGCTGGAGCGGGTGCCGCAACTGACCCAGCCGCCCCGCCAGTTCAGCCGCTCGCAGTCGCGGATCTATTCTGAAGTGGGCACCGGGGCGCAGATCCTGCAGAACCTGGGCGTCGGCAAGCTGCGCCACCTGGGCCCGCCGCTGAAATATGCCGGTTTGACCGGCTACGATCTGGAAGTGGTCGAGAGCATTCCCTTCACCGAATGA